The window AGCTCCTTGTCGCTCATGCTGAAGTTGTTCTTCCTGCCCTTCTCCCCGAGGATGGCGAAGTCGAGGATGAACTGGCTCTTGCCATCCGTGATGCCCAGAAAGAGAGATTTGAAACCAAGGATCGTCTTGTGTCTCAGGTGGGAATAGACCCTACCGATGTTTTCAATACGCCTTCCCGTTTTGGGAAAGTCGGTATCGTCCACCATCAGGCAAACAGTTTGATGCTTGTGGTCACTTCTCACGCGAACCTTGTTCCATATTTGAATGGTGAAGTGGTAGAGTATCTTGCGCCAATCATAAATTTCGTTGTTTACGAAACGGTAGAAAACATCCTTTTCGCAGCCAAAGAAGCCGCTTAGGGATGATCGACAATAATTGTAAGGATTCTTGATCATGAAACAGGGGAACATAATCAGCAACTCGAGCACCTGCAGCAGGGAATACTTGCTGTTGCATTTGCTCCTGCTCCCGAAGAGGACCTTCTCCGACATGTTGAAACCTTTTAGCATATCCGTCAGGGTAAAAAGGGCACTGTTTGAATCATCTTTCTTGAAAAAAACGCTGATTTCTGATAAAATGGAGTTACTTTTGTATATCGGCATAGGACTGTTAGTATTTTTGGTTTTGAGGTAGTGTTACATTTAGTGTGTCTCTAGTCTATTGCTTTATCAGTCTTATAACAAATTTATTTCTTTTTTTTAATTTCACCTAATCCATGACATGTATTTTTTAATTCCGATACTTGCACAAGGATTACATGCGCAGCATGCAACTTGCTTGTCCTTGTGCAAGTAAGAGGAATTAAGGACCTTTGTCATGGGTTGGCGGGAAATACCTTCACTCACCGGGGAACAACGTCTTGTCCCTGTCAATACCGGGTAATTCCCTGTTATAAGCATCCTTGTCCATCGCCACTTTACCGATGAGTACCAGTACCGACTCCTCATTGGGCATTGCCCCTCGCATCTTCAATACGCGCCGGAAGTCCTTGTTAAGCCGCTCTATCCAATTTGTGGTGTAGACCATTGACTGGATACGGGGGTGGAATTGCAGATAGGTGAAGTAATATTTGTAGGAAATATCCTCCCCCATCCTTTTGATGCTCCTGTAATCCTTTCCCCATTTTTGGCAAAGTGCCGTCCAGTTTTGCCAGGCTTCGCACTTGGTGTAGTCTTTCTGGCCCGTACGGAACACTTCGCGTAAATCCTCCGCCAGCTCCATTTTGTCACCATGGCGCACTTTGGAGAGCATGTTGCGCTTCAAATGGGTGACGCACCGCTGCAGCAGGGTCTTCGGATAAACGACCGACAGGGCCGAGTCCAGGCCTGTCAGCCCGTCGCTTACCAGCAGTCCTATATGACCTGCCCCACGACTTTGGACATCCCGGAAGATATCTTCCCAGCCCGCGGCACTCTCCGTGGGGCGGTTGTAAATACCCAGCACCTCACGCTTCTTGTCCTCTTTCACCCCCAGGACCACATAGAAAGCCTCAGTGGCTACTGAACGTTTACGGTGGATCTTGATATGGATGGCATCCACCAATACAATCGGGTAATAACCCTCCAACGGACGGTTCAGCCACTCCTGCACATCGGAGCGCAAGTAGTCAATCATGCGCGAAATGCTGGCTTTGCTGTAATGCTCACCGTAAATCTCACCGAAGATCTCGCCGACCTGCCCCTGGGTCAAACCCCTGCAATAAAGGCTGCCGGCCAAACGTTCGCACTCCAGTTCCTGGTCACGCAACAATGCAAGAATCTTTGGATGGAAGTTGCCGTAACGGTCACGTGGAATCCTGAATTCCAGAACACGGCCATGCCCGAAACTGCGACCCTGACGGTAACCATTCCCTTTGTTACCTTTTGACTGGTCTAAAAACTCGCGACGCTCTGCCAGCATCATACTCTCAAGCATGATTTCCATTAAATCGTGTAACCCGTTTTCGCGCTCTGAATGTTTGGCCATTACGGAAGAAAGCTGTTCCTTTGATAGTAACATAGTCTTTGAATTTTATTGTTTGTTATGGTTATTTGCAAAACTAATAAAGTTTTTAGACTATGTTCTTTTTTTACAGGTACAGACACACTTTTTGGAACAGTATCCGCTTCTTGTCCTCTTTCACCCCCAGGACCACATAGAAAGCCTCAGTGGCTACTGAACGTTTACGGTGGATCTTGATATGGATGGCATCCACCAATACAATCGGGTAATAACCCTCCAACGGACGGTTCAGCCACTCCTGCACATCGGAGCGCAAGTAGTCAATCATGCGCGAAATGCTGGCTTTGCTGTAATGCTCACCGTAAATCTCACCGAAGATCTCGCCGACCTGCCCCTGGGTCAAACCCCTGCAATAAAGGCTGCCGGCCAAACGTTCGCACTCCAGTTCCTGGTCACGCAACAATGCAAGAATCTTTGGATGGAAGTTGCCGTAACGGTCACGTGGAATCCTGAATTCCAGAACACGGCCATGCCCGAAACTGCGACCCTGACGGTAACCATTCCCTTTGTTACCTTTTGACTGGTCTAAAAACTCGCGACGCTCTGCCAGCATCATACTCTCAAGCATGATTTCCATTAAATCGTGTAACCCGTTTTCGCGCTCTGAATGTTTGGCCATTACGGAAGAAAGCTGTTCCTTTGATAGTAACATAGTCTTTGAATTTTATTGTTTGTTATGGTTATTTGCAAAACTAATAAAGTTTTTAGACTATGTTCTTTTTTTACAGGTACAGACACACTTTTTGGAACAGTATCTAAAAGTATGATTTATGGGTGATATTGGAAGCATTATTATTATCGTCATAGTCTTCCGTGTCATCTTCCTTGTGCTTAGTGCATGGTGGAGAGGTGATAGCAGGAATGACTTTAGACGTGACAGATAGCAGTCTGGCAAAAAGCCACACTACTCTTCTTCGATGTCGTCAGGCCACCAGAACTGTTGCAGTTCGTGGATGATGTCATCCCAATCCTTCATGGTGAACGTACCTTCACCCCTCATCATTATTGTCATGGTGATGTCGTTGTAGGTACGATAGACATTTGTGTCCCTAAAGCCGTTGCGAAAATAGAAGTTTTGACGGCGTTTGCGTTGGTCAATGTTCTCACTGACCTGCGTAGGACTTTCCATGTCCAGGACAAAGGATTGTCCTTTATAGTGTTCTATCATCTGAGTCAGTATCTTCTGACCATAGCCTTTGCCCCGTAACTCTTCGCATACGGCAAAGTACCAGAACCAGTTGATAGACTTACGTGGATAGACGATGGTGAAGCCAATGAAGTTCTCGCCATCGTAGTATGCAGTGAAATCCAACGGCATTTCCTCAACCAGGCGCATCAAGTCCTTCCATGGGATTTGTTCGTCTTCAGGAAATGCCGTTTCATAGAGCCGTTTTATCTTTTCATTAGTATTTACTGCGGTTATCTGTTTTGTTGTCATGGCTATACTATAGTGATTTTTCAATCAAACAACGAGGGTTCAGAATTGAAATTCATTACAACCTTAAAACAACATTCCATAGTCTTTATACCAATTCCCGGATAATTAATTAAGGAAATCATAGACCGTAAATTATCTGACTTAACAGCAGAATCTATCGTATCAATTTGTTTTTGAGTACGTATCTTTGTTACGGCTTTTTTCTTGTTATCTGGAATGGATAGCCAACGACTCTTAAATGTTTCATACAAATCATCTGAGGCCATTGGGTCATAATCGTATATTTCGACTGGGATATTACATTTTGAGAGATAACGAATCATTATTTCTTTTACAACATCCTTGTCTAGCCCTCCATTATTAGTACCCAGTAATGGAAAAGCAATTGATGTTACTCCATGACTTTCATATGATTCAACAAATTTAGCTAATCCCTTTTCTATATACTCGTATTTACTGGGATATTTCCAATGAAATTTCGTTGGAAAATTAAGAACCCATGGGTCGTTCTCATCACCTTTGTATATCCATAGCTTACCAATATTAATGAGATGTTGACGACAATAATCTTTATAAATATCATACATCTTAGGATAGCGTAGTTTGTAAACTAACGCTATCCCCTTTCCCATAACCCCAACACAATTGACCGTATTCACTACAGTTTGTGCTTTTGTATTGAATATATTTCCTTTTATAAATGTTATATTATCCATATAATCATGATTTATAGATAAGCCACTGCTTTGTATCTGCTCTTGGATTCGGATCAACGAGATATATTTCCGAAGGTGGATTATTCTTATTGAAAGTAACTGAAGGATAGATTATTATTCCCGATGAAATTTCATTCTTTATCGCTTTCTTGTTAACAATAGATCCACCTTTGACAAGAATATATGCACAGCCATTCAAGTCATAATCAGAAGAAATAGTAATAGAGTTATCATCTTCAGACATTTCCAGAGATCTCTTGTCATAAGAGTACATGGCATGATTAACCTCAATCCTATCAACTATCTCGTCATCACCCAGATACTTAATTAACAACTCCTTCTGGAATTCATCATAACAGAATATCTTTAAGGAATCCAATTTAGAGAAATCCAACTCATCAAATACTAAGAATTCCTGTTGAGATTGCTCTTTAATTTCCCCCATATACGAACGATGAAGTGCTCGGGCATTGTCATCATGCCAATCTACCATATAAAATGCATCAGATATGTCATTATATAGATATTTTGTTCTGATTCTTGTTGGATCTACATCAATCTTATATACAGATGCAAAATTGGTTTGCATGTTTCCATTGCTATAATAGCATTTTTCTGGCATCTTTGCAATAATTTCACAGATGTCAAACTCAAAGAATACCGGCAATGGACACTTTGGTAAATGCAAATTACATGCTTCCGGATAATATGACTTGGGCTTTGACCAATTTGTAAGTAGTGTATCATCCCAACCTAAACATTCGTTATAAAATTGGGTTGGAGATTTTGGACGGAAATAGAATCTAGCATACGGATGAGCTTTATTTGTGCGATGAACTACAGCACCAGCTGCATCGTATTTCAATGCTTTACTTTCCTCTGCCTTGTTTCTACTTAATATCTTTCTGTTCTTTATTATATCTATCGCATTAAACATATGCGAGAAATGGTAAACCTTTAAACTGCTATAGCCATTTGTGTTACAATGGGACAGTATATCAACAAATTTGACTCTATTCAGTTCCTTTTCAAAATCCTTATATAAATCTGCACTAAAGTCAACCGAGTCATTTTTACTGAAGGCTACCCAATCTATCTTATTTCGATATTGGTGCAAGAATTCTTCAGGAAAAACAATTGATGCAGAAGACAATTTTGTCCAATCAATAAAATCCTTAACAGTCTCAATGTCAGAGAGGTCAAACTCATTGTAGTTGAACCGTCTGTTTACGATTTCCCAAATTAAAGAATCCTTATATTTTACGAATATATGATTTGTGAGATTGATATTCTCTGAAACATATGACCAATCGAGTAGTTTTGCAAACTCATCAAGAATATTTTCTTCATTAATATCTACTACTTTCTTATTGGATGTAAGTATTTTCCAGTCAAGGAAATCTTTATATTCTCTTACGAATGAAAGGTCTATTTGTTGGTTCTTAGAGAGTGCGCTCCAGTTTATTTCTGCACCCTTTTCACATGCCTGTTTAAGAGAATCTATCGATGGAATAAAAGATGGATTACTTGACAAATTAAACCAACTGAAATTGATGTCCTTCATTAAATCAAGTAGTGCATCATTAAAATGCAATTCTCTCTTTGACACAACATCATCCCAAGATATTGAAGACTTTATTTCTGAATCTTTTAAGAGTTCACGAAGTTTTGTCTCATCCCATTTAATACTGGAATTCTTAGAAAGTGCATTCCAATCCCATGCTTTTTCTCTATTCTCAAAAATAAAGCCAAATGAGATTTTTGTGCTATTATTTGCTGATAAGGCTTTCCAGTTCCATTCTTCTTCAATGAAACTTTGAACCATATCGTCATCTATGTTAATATCTTCTCGTGTTGAGATTAGCCCAAAATTCAAACGATCACGATACTTGCGTAAATACTTTCCTTTATGTTCAGGAAGAAGGCAAATACCGAATTGACTTATATAGTTCCAGTCCCACCTATCAGGCTTTATTTCAAAGAAAACATCATTTTTCTTCTGAATAGCATCAAGTCTTGTTAAGGATGAAAAATCCCATTTGTATTTATCATCATTAAGCTTTGACTTAATAATTGTCTTCCATGTCCTATAAACATATGTTTCGGAGTCATACTCAAACATATTGTCTGCAGCCTTACATGCTGACAAGGCTTTTCTGTCAATATAGGCATGTGCTTCGTTTACAAAACCATCTATGTCAGTAAGTGTACTATATATATAACTATAGTCCCATTCATAACCATTGGTTGGATTATATATTTCGGATATTTCCAAAAGTTCTACTGGAGAGTACAAACGTGATATTGTTGTCCAGCAACTCTTCTTAATATTGTCTTCGAGTACGGCAATTGCATCCCTAACGTGATCGAGATTCTCTTTGACATATGTTTGCTGGATTTTCTCATTCAATATTACATTCCAATCCCAATATGAAGCATATTTTGATAAATTATCAATAACAAAATCTGTATCAAAACGGCGGGTTATTATAGACCAATCCCAAGATGCATTATGAAGATCCCTATATTTCAGAATCACTGATAATGCCATGTTTTCATTTATATAATCCCAATCAAGATGTTCTGAGACAACAGGATTATTGTCTATCAATGTGGCAAAGTCATTGTCTGCAATATTACAGATTCGTGAGGAAACAATATCCCAATCAAGGAAATCCATTTTTTCTGCTAGAATCTTTATCAGAACACTATCTTCAACCCTTGCAGATATCAAATCCCAATCCCAAACCCTTTCGAGCTCAGAATCAACAATATCATCATATGAAAGAAGCGGAGTTATCTTTTCTATAGCTATTCCTTGATTCCAAAAAGAAATATATTCTTTGAAATGAAGATGCAAGAAGACCGCATCTACTCTTTGAGTTATAACTGACCAATCCCAATAATCAACGTAATTAGCAAAATTTCCCTGTATAAAATCAACAGAAAGATTTTGAGATAGTACGTTCCAGTCCAATTTCTCCTTACAACTATCCAAACGCTCTGGTACTTCTTCAAATAAAGGGACTAACCGTTGAGATATAATTGTTTTATCCCAATTTTCTTTAATCTTACTATAGATAAAATCAATGGTTAGAATTGAGGATAATCTGGTCCAAATACTACTACAATATAAAAGATTGATTGATGCAAGTCTTTCATCAATGCCATCTATGTATACAGCCAGACCTAATTCATCAAAATACTGTTCAATCTGTTCAGGAGATGCCAAATTCAACCAAGGAGAAATCGCTTCTCGGTGATTGCTAAGCGAGGTGCAGAATCTCTCATCAGCCACAATTGCTTTATTCTTAGCCAGAACACACCAATTCCAAGGGAAAGAGCTATATTCGAGTACTGCATCATAATTGCTAATTACTGATGACACATAAGAAGCATTTTCGTCACTTCTCATCCATTGATTATGAGAGGCAAAAAAGTCAAGCGTAAATTCTTTATTTGAAACACGCATCCATTCACTATACAATACCTTATCCTTACCAAGAACAAGAAACTCTTCTGATAGTGAAAAACTTGTATTTCTAGACAAAGCATTCCAATCCCATTCAAACTCAGAATATTCTTTTATAAGTGCAAGATCTGAAACCTTTTCAGAGATATACGTGAAGTCCTCAGGGGTATCAATCTTATGATGATACTTTTTGAAAAATTCTGGTGTCCACTCGACATAAGGGAATTGAGCGAATCCTTTTACCGTCCCTATTGTTTTCCAAGACAACAGGCTACAGTCCTCCAAATACTTGATCAAGTCATCTGACCATATATAATTTGACTTAGAACCAAGATTGTAAGAATTCAATTGTCCATTTGACTTAATAACCTTTATAACTTCTGCGAAAGACCTATTAGAAACGATTGACTTAACAAACTCTGGGTCTGTAAAAATCCTATCAAGAAGAATGTTGGTGTATGCAGCAATATAATCTTTTATCACATCTATACTATCAGTTACTAGTGTAATATCCGCTTCTTTTGCCACAAACAACCAATTCCATCTTTTATTACAATACTTTACAATTAAGTCTTGATGATTAGATGGTAACCAACTGGTTAAGTTGTAAAAATCAATATTTAAGCGTTCGATATTGTTAATAACGAAATCAACATCAAGGAATGGTTCAACAATTTCCCAATCCCACTCAACACTTGTGTTTTCATCACAGAGCATTAATTCCTGAGCTTGCTCCTTAGTAATATCATTACGAGAAAGGACAATGCTCATATCCCACTTATGATTTGCGCAATATTCTATAATGAAATGGATTGGCAATCTGCGCGAAAGCGTTATCATGTCAAATCTAGAATATGGTTCTGCCAAATGTGAGATAATAATATCTTCTGGACAACATCTTGAAATGTAGTCCCAGTTATTATCATTACACAACACATTTCTAACAACATAATTATATGTGTCAGAATCACTCCAGTCAGTTCGTTTGTCCCTAACAATGAAATCGAACTCTTCTTGTTCTATCTCATCTTCAAAATAACGGATTTCATTGTAATTAATAGTAGAATCTGCGTTATTAATCAGTTTTGAATATAAAGCTTTCTTTATTTTCTTATTAAAGAGATATGCGTTCTGTTCACGAAATAATATATCTGTTGCTGGAGAAGACACCTTGTCATCAAACATAACAATAGGATAATATTCTCCACCATATTGATATAGACAAACGTCAAAATACTTAGAATAATATTTCCATTCAGGAAGCATACTTGCTTCAAAAACATTTGTGGACCTGTTTGATTGAAGATTTATACGATTAATTAAATCGTCAGAATAATCAATATTGATTTGATCAGGATTGAAGTCTTTAACAGGCACAATGTCTGTAATTTCAGAACATACCCCTAAGGCTGAATAGAAAGGAAAATCAATAGTATCTATTGGTAAAATGGACTTGTTTACATTTTCAAGAATACATTTCTTGCCATCAAAGAAAGAGAACTTGCAGTTCATTTCCAAAGCTTTTTTACCCAATCCTGTAAGACGGATATATTTGATTGCCGCTTTTTTATCTGCATTCTCTTCAGTACTACCTTCGGAAACTTCAACATTTAACTGTTCGTCTAAACAACAAT of the Petrimonas mucosa genome contains:
- a CDS encoding macro domain-containing protein, which codes for MDNITFIKGNIFNTKAQTVVNTVNCVGVMGKGIALVYKLRYPKMYDIYKDYCRQHLINIGKLWIYKGDENDPWVLNFPTKFHWKYPSKYEYIEKGLAKFVESYESHGVTSIAFPLLGTNNGGLDKDVVKEIMIRYLSKCNIPVEIYDYDPMASDDLYETFKSRWLSIPDNKKKAVTKIRTQKQIDTIDSAVKSDNLRSMISLINYPGIGIKTMECCFKVVMNFNSEPSLFD
- a CDS encoding DarT ssDNA thymidine ADP-ribosyltransferase family protein translates to MQYSEIINDGTLVYKSQPKDSKLREWSVKETVCAVRFYKTEPLTELEVVLLRLINSLEGNRITKEDIALTLGFDVADRAFGGKRFYRDQAEVSLFNSMIDSVFKWHLVVEETEEVNCCLDEQLNVEVSEGSTEENADKKAAIKYIRLTGLGKKALEMNCKFSFFDGKKCILENVNKSILPIDTIDFPFYSALGVCSEITDIVPVKDFNPDQINIDYSDDLINRINLQSNRSTNVFEASMLPEWKYYSKYFDVCLYQYGGEYYPIVMFDDKVSSPATDILFREQNAYLFNKKIKKALYSKLINNADSTINYNEIRYFEDEIEQEEFDFIVRDKRTDWSDSDTYNYVVRNVLCNDNNWDYISRCCPEDIIISHLAEPYSRFDMITLSRRLPIHFIIEYCANHKWDMSIVLSRNDITKEQAQELMLCDENTSVEWDWEIVEPFLDVDFVINNIERLNIDFYNLTSWLPSNHQDLIVKYCNKRWNWLFVAKEADITLVTDSIDVIKDYIAAYTNILLDRIFTDPEFVKSIVSNRSFAEVIKVIKSNGQLNSYNLGSKSNYIWSDDLIKYLEDCSLLSWKTIGTVKGFAQFPYVEWTPEFFKKYHHKIDTPEDFTYISEKVSDLALIKEYSEFEWDWNALSRNTSFSLSEEFLVLGKDKVLYSEWMRVSNKEFTLDFFASHNQWMRSDENASYVSSVISNYDAVLEYSSFPWNWCVLAKNKAIVADERFCTSLSNHREAISPWLNLASPEQIEQYFDELGLAVYIDGIDERLASINLLYCSSIWTRLSSILTIDFIYSKIKENWDKTIISQRLVPLFEEVPERLDSCKEKLDWNVLSQNLSVDFIQGNFANYVDYWDWSVITQRVDAVFLHLHFKEYISFWNQGIAIEKITPLLSYDDIVDSELERVWDWDLISARVEDSVLIKILAEKMDFLDWDIVSSRICNIADNDFATLIDNNPVVSEHLDWDYINENMALSVILKYRDLHNASWDWSIITRRFDTDFVIDNLSKYASYWDWNVILNEKIQQTYVKENLDHVRDAIAVLEDNIKKSCWTTISRLYSPVELLEISEIYNPTNGYEWDYSYIYSTLTDIDGFVNEAHAYIDRKALSACKAADNMFEYDSETYVYRTWKTIIKSKLNDDKYKWDFSSLTRLDAIQKKNDVFFEIKPDRWDWNYISQFGICLLPEHKGKYLRKYRDRLNFGLISTREDINIDDDMVQSFIEEEWNWKALSANNSTKISFGFIFENREKAWDWNALSKNSSIKWDETKLRELLKDSEIKSSISWDDVVSKRELHFNDALLDLMKDINFSWFNLSSNPSFIPSIDSLKQACEKGAEINWSALSKNQQIDLSFVREYKDFLDWKILTSNKKVVDINEENILDEFAKLLDWSYVSENINLTNHIFVKYKDSLIWEIVNRRFNYNEFDLSDIETVKDFIDWTKLSSASIVFPEEFLHQYRNKIDWVAFSKNDSVDFSADLYKDFEKELNRVKFVDILSHCNTNGYSSLKVYHFSHMFNAIDIIKNRKILSRNKAEESKALKYDAAGAVVHRTNKAHPYARFYFRPKSPTQFYNECLGWDDTLLTNWSKPKSYYPEACNLHLPKCPLPVFFEFDICEIIAKMPEKCYYSNGNMQTNFASVYKIDVDPTRIRTKYLYNDISDAFYMVDWHDDNARALHRSYMGEIKEQSQQEFLVFDELDFSKLDSLKIFCYDEFQKELLIKYLGDDEIVDRIEVNHAMYSYDKRSLEMSEDDNSITISSDYDLNGCAYILVKGGSIVNKKAIKNEISSGIIIYPSVTFNKNNPPSEIYLVDPNPRADTKQWLIYKS
- a CDS encoding IS256 family transposase; this translates as MLLSKEQLSSVMAKHSERENGLHDLMEIMLESMMLAERREFLDQSKGNKGNGYRQGRSFGHGRVLEFRIPRDRYGNFHPKILALLRDQELECERLAGSLYCRGLTQGQVGEIFGEIYGEHYSKASISRMIDYLRSDVQEWLNRPLEGYYPIVLVDAIHIKIHRKRSVATEAFYVVLGVKEDKKREVLGIYNRPTESAAGWEDIFRDVQSRGAGHIGLLVSDGLTGLDSALSVVYPKTLLQRCVTHLKRNMLSKVRHGDKMELAEDLREVFRTGQKDYTKCEAWQNWTALCQKWGKDYRSIKRMGEDISYKYYFTYLQFHPRIQSMVYTTNWIERLNKDFRRVLKMRGAMPNEESVLVLIGKVAMDKDAYNRELPGIDRDKTLFPGE
- a CDS encoding GNAT family N-acetyltransferase, translating into MTTKQITAVNTNEKIKRLYETAFPEDEQIPWKDLMRLVEEMPLDFTAYYDGENFIGFTIVYPRKSINWFWYFAVCEELRGKGYGQKILTQMIEHYKGQSFVLDMESPTQVSENIDQRKRRQNFYFRNGFRDTNVYRTYNDITMTIMMRGEGTFTMKDWDDIIHELQQFWWPDDIEEE